Proteins encoded by one window of Puntigrus tetrazona isolate hp1 chromosome 25, ASM1883169v1, whole genome shotgun sequence:
- the peak1 gene encoding inactive tyrosine-protein kinase PEAK1: MSACNTFTEHVWKPGECKNCFKPKSLHRPSEQANAASEIKTNICAKLTNSQRSISSSRAGQVRPPVAKKPTIAVKPTMMLPCSPPGLDSEGNVPRLTEGAQVTKSSPFTVSNQNSLNSLRHTGTNNNQGEDLVGQAEAYGAVSLQPTTSNNNGLTDVLKEIAGLGPSSSSSRDNFFGRICSSYRRSLERGLPASSCIHAGSGGRGAMKRVSLSDSAEVISSEGGRFCYPEFSSDGDDEEEESGEDDDDGEHDSWDESDEELLAMGIRMRGQPRFANFRAATLSPVPFAVGKKWNTVPLRNRSLQRFCAVDYDDSYDEILNGYPSVDSNGAPALLSYTSDHQGSGFLSTSESTTSPESLISLPDESCPGSCRGTGDQRNGFPFSPSKEPSSKELSSPKPNETHKAVLAIRLEEQDDIQREGGALPQALPGQPITISFSPTEEQAKPYRVVNLAKTPICKPYTVVDVSASMATKNEHTHSSESTPKSSGPSVVLCPFAEPCPVSPTSPQSPRCPLSPVASPSVSLSPLMPQSPTSSASGGPSGFRTKPGSIRYQEVWTSCTSPRQKIPKVDLTSGSAAPRLMNHKSAPTSPTAGFGSARTVPTKSPNLSEIKFNSYNNAGMPPFPIIIRDEPAYARSSKKAVKVPIVINPSAYDNLAVYKSFLGLNGELPHSKPGAGERVASHTYEEIGSSDSSQPSLCEQTPLQLKQATDLTAPEELRTITVSGHTVNDGKSRTTTGVSILPVGGLSPSPAILAHSSLDHIRNPSSEQPAEGSKDCQVMSNGSSGQREKASAVLSQIVASIQPPPSPPDSPAGQSKTCSAEELYSLPPDASRDVPNRPKSLHCSAEPQKDTPPKVLPKSQSASAAVPPTSSKSEHSAPFPPARSSSSPYHSSNLLQRHFSNWTRPAGAKPGDGETSPSAEGRRSADSNKPKRWISFKSFFRRRKDEDEQKEKMEREKEKGKLLGLDGTVITVLPPPPLQRQHWFSESKTDDPHQKPTIIFTYKSESTGGEEAELRVEEHKEGGTAEGGASSLSTPPKSRASILISKVMNQLPVQETEISSATSLPAKLELSPLREPPASCPPPASPTSNSSKQAEREEEGITYSVSHSPASSSCRATYTNLGQSRANMIPIKHPRHPKTSDDTLTSEPEVTEPMTKSTPPPLPKKSVPRAQTEPSALGRDLSAPRPKGEARPGGTSLSVANPLYDLESTWDTASQSSSLSSEARHPDESGDSLERPVGGRSLSCLTSSSSMQACDRRGYRSTESLTARTRGAGRPTKSQKQVPYRGMESWEEVVGRIRGLHTDTLRKLAARCEDRFMAGQKDHLRFGTDSWSHFRLTAGKPCCEAGDAVYYMASFAKEPLTNYAVKICRGVVKETQQQFFHSLAVRQSIAVHFNIQQDCGHFLADVPARLLPWEQEEDGEDKQGGTEGGEEEKGKENERDAAGPGGKLCSRVVVITREVPFQTVADFVRESVERHARNPELYERQVCLLLLQLCAGLEHMKPYHVTHCDLRLENLLLVHCLPGNPWNLELVEPNNNAASGPSSAAASACPARLIISNFSQAKLKNVVLEPTSLRDQSRLAPELLTATQYRKCDEFQTGILIYEMLHRPNPFEECPELKQREYCSSDLPQLPLRSLYSNGLQQLATLLLNPNPSERIQMADARACLQCLLWGPREDLFNSLNPSAGTVQRHTVLQNWLDLKRTLMMIKFAERSLDTGCGVSLEDWLCCQYLAFATTESLSRVIKILQQPQGVLI; this comes from the exons ATGTCTGCATGCAACACCTTCACTGAACATGTGTGGAAACCAGGGGAGtgcaaaaactgttttaagCCCAAGAGCCTTCACCGGCCTTCAGAGCAAGCCAATGCTGCCAGTGAGATCAAGACAAACATCTGTGCCAAACTCACAAACAGCCAGAGGAGCATTTCCTCATCCCGTGCAGGGCAGGTCCGCCCACCTGTCGCTAAGAAGCCTACTATTGCAGTAAAGCCTACCATGATGCTGCCATGCTCCCCACCAGGGTTGGACTCGGAGGGAAATGTGCCAAGGCTTACGGAGGGAGCGCAGGTCACTAAAAGCTCACCTTTCACTGTGTCAAACCAAAACAGCCTGAACAGCTTGAGGCACACAGGAACAAACAACAACCAAGGGGAGGATTTGGTCGGACAAGCAGAGGCATATGGTGCAGTTTCCCTTCAGCCAACTACTAGCAACAACAACGGACTGACAGATGTGCTAAAAGAGATTGCTGGCCTGGGACCTTCTTCAAGTTCAAGTAGAGACAACTTCTTTGGCCGGATCTGCAGTTCATACCGGCGCTCATTAGAGAGGGGCCTTCCAGCATCAAGCTGTATCCATGCTGGGAGTGGTGGTAGAGGAGCAATGAAACGTGTTTCCCTCAGTGACAGTGCGGAGGTCATCAGCTCTGAGGGAGGGCGTTTCTGTTATCCAGAATTCTCCAGTGATGGTGAcgatgaggaggaagagagtGGTGAGGATGATGACGATGGAGAGCATGACAGTTGGGATGAAAGCGATGAGGAGTTGCTAGCAATGGGGATACGTATGCGGGGTCAACCTAGGTTTGCCAATTTCCGTGCAGCTACTCTGTCCCCGGTTCCCTTCGCTGTAGGTAAGAAGTGGAATACGGTGCCTCTGCGCAACCGCTCCCTCCAGCGGTTTTGTGCAGTGGATTACGATGACAGTTACGATGAGATTCTCAACGGATACCCGTCTGTTGACTCAAATGGAGCTCCTGCTCTTCTGTCATACACCTCTGACCACCAGGGTAGTGGCTTTCTGTCCACTTCTGAGTCCACCACCTCACCCGAGTCCTTGATTTCTCTGCCCGACGAGTCCTGCCCTGGCAGCTGTAGAGGCACTGGTGACCAGAGAAATGGTTTTCCTTTCTCACCTAGCAAAGAACCCTCATCCAAAGAACTGAGTTCGCCAAAACCCAATGAAACACATAAAGCTGTTCTAGCCATCCGACTGGAAGAACAAGATGACATTCAGAGAGAGGGTGGAGCTCTTCCACAAGCTCTTCCAGGCCAGCCAATAACAATCAGCTTCAGCCCAACTGAGGAGCAGGCGAAGCCTTATCGAGTAGTCAATCTCGCAAAGACTCCTATCTGTAAGCCCTATACGGTGGTGGATGTGTCTGCCTCTATGGCAACTAAGAATGAACACACTCACTCAAGTGAAAGCACTCCAAAGTCAAGTGGGCCCAGTGTTGTGCTTTGCCCTTTTGCTGAACCCTGTCCTGTCTCACCCACCTCCCCTCAATCCCCCAGATGTCCACTTTCACCTGTGGCATCTCCATCTGTTTCATTGTCTCCACTGATGCCTCAGTCTCCTACAAGTTCTGCCTCTGGAGGACCCAGCGGTTTTCGCACAAAACCCGGCAGCATCCGCTACCAAGAAGTGTGGACATCTTGCACCAGCCCTCGACagaagatccctaaagttgatTTAACAAGCGGCAGTGCCGCTCCAAGACTCATGAATCACAAATCAGCTCCCACATCTCCAACTGCAGGATTTGGCTCGGCCCGCACAGTCCCAACCAAATCGCCTAACTTGTCTGAGATCAAGTTTAACAGCTACAACAACGCTGGCATGCCCCCGTTTCCCATCATTATACGTGATGAGCCTGCATATGCACGCAGCTCCAAAAAAGCAGTGAAAGTTCCCATTGTGATTAATCCCAGTGCATACGATAACCTAGCTGTTTACAAGAGTTTCCTGGGGCTCAATGGTGAGCTGCCACATTCCAAGCCTGGGGCCGGAGAGCGAGTGGCCAGCCACACATATGAGGAAATTGGATCTTCAGACAGTTCCCAACCCTCGCTGTGTGAGCAGACACCACTTCAGCTGAAGCAAGCAACAGATCTAACTGCTCCTGAAGAACTAAGGACCATCACAGTGTCCGGACATACTGTAAACGATGGCAAATCCAGGACTACGACAGGTGTCTCCATCCTTCCTGTAGGTGGCCTGAGCCCTAGCCCTGCCATTTTGGCACACAGCAGTCTGGATCATATTCGCAACCCTAGCAGTGAGcaaccagcagagggcagcaaaGATTGCCAGGTCATGTCAAATGGAAGTTCaggtcagagagagaaagcaagtgCCGTTCTGTCTCAAATTGTGGCCTCCATTCAGCCACCGCCTTCTCCTCCAGACTCCCCTGCTGGCCAGAGCAAGACATGCAGTGCTGAGGAGCTTTACTCGCTGCCTCCAGACGCTTCCAGAGATGTTCCTAACAGACCTAAATCACTCCACTGTTCTGCAGAACCTCAAAAAGACACACCACCTAAAGTCCTTCCCAAATCCCAGAGTGCTTCTGCTGCTGTTCCACCCACAAGCTCCAAATCAGAACATAGTGCCCCATTTCCCCCAGCCCGGTCTAGCTCTTCTCCTTACCACTCAAGCAACCTGCTCCAGAGGCATTTCAGCAATTGGACCAGACCAGCTGGGGCCAAACCTGGTGATGGAGAGACCAGTCCTAGTGCAGAGGGCAGGCGTTCAGCTGACAGTAACAAGCCCAAGCGCTGGATTTCCTTCAAGAGTTTCTTCCGCCGGCGGAAGGATGAGGatgaacagaaagagaaaatggagCGAGAGAAGGAAAAAGGGAAGCTGCTTGGATTGGATGGGACTGTCATCACAGTACTGCCTCCTCCACCTCTACAGAGACAGCACTGGTTTTCAGAATCCAAAACGGATGACCCTCACCAGAAACCTACGATCATATTCACCTACAAATCGGAGAGCACAGGTGGAGAGGAGGCGGAGCTTCGGGTTGAGGAGCACAAAGAAGGTGGCACAGCAGAAGGTGGAGCTTCCAGCCTGTCGACTCCACCCAAGAGCAGAGCCAGTATCCTCATTAGCAAAGTCATGAA TCAGCTTCCAGTTCAGGAAACTGAGATCTCCTCAGCCACCTCTCTTCCTGCTAAGCTGGAGTTGTCGCCCCTGCGCGAGCCGCCTGCCTCCTGTCCGCCCCCAGCATCGCCCACCTCAAACAGCAGCAAGCAAGCAGAGCGAGAGGAAGAGGGAATCACTTACAGCGTCTCACACTCTCCTGCATCCAGCAGCTGTAGGGCCACTTACACCAACCTGG GTCAGTCCAGGGCCAACATGATCCCCATAAAACATCCTAGACATCCTAAAACATCCGATGACACTTTAACCTCTGAACCAGAGGTCACCGAACCCATGACAAAATCCACCCCTCCACCGCTACCCAAAAAGTCAGTCCCACGTGCCCAAACAGAGCCATCCGCTCTAGGTAGAGATCTCTCTGCCCCCCGACCCAAAGGAGAGGCCAGACCAGGCGGGACCAGTCTGAGCGTCGCCAATCCCCTCTACGATCTCGAATCCACGTGGGACACGGCCAGTCAGAGCTCCTCACTCAGCTCGGAGGCACGGCATCCCGACGAATCGGGAGACTCCCTTGAGCGTCCTGTCGGTGGCCGGAGCCTGTCTTGCCTAACCAGTAGCAGCTCCATGCAGGCATGCGACCGCCGAGGCTACCGAAGTACAGAGAGTCTGACAGCCCGGACACGAGGGGCTGGGAGGCCCACCAAATCCCAGAAACAGGTGCCGTACCGAGGCATGGAGAGCTGGGAGGAAGTAGTCGGGAGGATCCGAGGTCTGCACACAGATACCCTTCGCAAGTTGGCAGCCAGATGTGAAGATCGATTTATGGCCGGACAAAAAGATCATCTGCGCTTCGGAACAGACAGCTGGTCTCATTTCCGGCTGACCGCAGGAAAACCCTGCTGCGAGGCAGGAGATGCTGTGTATTACATGGCATCTTTCGCTAAAGAACCTCTGACGAACTACGCCGTTAAG ATCTGTCGGGGAGTGGTGAAGGAGACTCAGCAGCAGTTTTTTCACAGCCTTGCAGTTCGGCAGAGTATCGCTGTGCACTTCAACATCCAGCAGGACTGTGGGCACTTCCTGGCAGACGTCCCGGCGCGCCTGCTGCCCTGGGAGCAAGAGGAGGATGGAGAAGACAAGCAAGGTGGTACggaaggaggagaagaggaaaaaggaaaggaaaatgaGAGAGATGCGGCAGGTCCTGGAGGGAAACTCTGCAGCCGCGTTGTGGTGATCACTCGAGAGGTGCCGTTCCAGACAGTGGCCGATTTCGTAAGGGAAAGTGTGGAGAGGCACGCAAGAAACCCTGAGCTGTACGAACGGCAGGTGTGTCTCCTGCTGCTGCAGCTGTGTGCTGGACTAGAGCACATGAAACCCTACCACGTCACTCACTGTGACCTCCGGCTCGAGAACCTCCTCCTGGTGCACTGTCTTCCCGGGAACCCTTGGAACCTGGAGCTCGTGGAACCGAACAACAACGCTGCGTCCGGACCTTCCTCCGCCGCGGCTTCCGCTTGCCCCGCCCGGCTCATCATCAGCAACTTCTCTCAGGCCAAACTCAAGAATGTGGTGCTGGAGCCCACTTCGCTTCGAGACCAATCCCGCCTGGCACCAGAGCTCCTCACTGCCACCCAATACCGCAAGTGCGACGAATTCCAGACCGGGATACTGATCTATGAGATGCTGCATCGACCGAATCCATTCGAGGAATGTCCGGAACTAAAGCAGAGGGAATACTGCAGCTCCGACTTGCCCCAGCTCCCCCTACGATCCCTGTACTCCAACGGTCTTCAACAGCTCGCCACGTTGCTGCTCAATCCCAACCCTTCCGAGCGCATCCAGATGGCGGACGCTAGGGCGTGTTTGCAATGTCTGCTGTGGGGCCCCCGAGAGGATCTGTTCAATTCGTTGAACCCTTCCGCCGGGACAGTCCAGCGCCACACTGTCCTGCAGAACTGGCTGGACCTGAAGCGAACGCTTATGATGATCAAGTTCGCAGAGCGTTCTTTGGACACGGGCTGCGGTGTGAGTCTTGAGGACTGGTTGTGCTGTCAGTATCTGGCTTTCGCGACGACCGAATCTCTGAGCAGAGTGATCAAGATCCTGCAGCAGCCGCAGGGCGTGCTTATCTGA
- the hmg20a gene encoding high mobility group protein 20A isoform X2 has translation MEEQSGSPGANTDNSSQRNGEEKPRRSSWTKGRRRKKPLKDSNAPKAPLTGYVRFMNERREQLRAERPDVPFPEITRMLGNEWSKLPPEEKQRYLDEADKDKERYMRELEQYQKTEAYKHFSRKVQEKQKGKRHRGDAGRQAPGESLHEKDLEIKDRSVFDIPIFTEEFLNHSKAREAELRQLRKTNMEYEERNAALQKHVESMRSAVERLEGDVQQERTRNGLLQQHLDTLRSALTHSFCTVPLPGSGETPTLDSIDSYMKKLHSIILSNPQENQHLISTVRDVVNRLDR, from the exons atggaAGAGCAGAGCGGGTCACCGGGAGCCAACACAGACAACAGCAGCCAGCGCAACGGAGAGGAG AAACCTCGCAGGAGCAGCTGGACCAAAggcaggaggaggaagaagcCACTGAAGGACAGCAATGCCCCCAAAGCACCGTTAACAGGATACGTGCGCTTCATGAACGAGCGCCGCGAACAGCTGAGGGCGGAAAGACCGGACGTGCCTTTCCCAGAGATCACTAGGATGCTCGGGAATGAGTGGAGCAAACTGCCTCCGGAAGAAAaacag CGCTATCTGGATGAAGCAGACAAAGATAAGGAGCGCTACATGAGAGAACTGGAGCAGTATCAGAAGACTGAAGCCTATAAACACTTCAGCAGGAAGGTGCAAGagaaacaaaaaggaaagagacacagaggag ACGCTGGAAGGCAGGCGCCGGGTGAATCGCTTCATGAG AAGGATCTGGAGATAAAGGATCGCTCCGTGTTTGATATTCCCATCTTCACCGAAGAGTTTCTGAATCACAGTAAAG CACGTGAGGCTGAACTGCGGCAGCTGAGAAAGACCAATATGGAGTACGAGGAGCGTAATGCGGCTCTGCAGAAGCATGTGGAGAGCATGCGCTCCGCCGTGGAGCGTCTGGAAGGAGACGTGCAGCAGGAACGCACACGAAACGGCCTCCTGCAGCAGCACCTGGACACCCTGCGCTCGGCCCTCACACACAGCTTCTGTACCGTCCCCCTGCCCG GCAGCGGCGAGACGCCCACGCTCGATTCCATCGACTCCTACATGAAGAAGCTCCACAGCATCATCCTGTCCAACCCACAGGAGAACCAGCACCTGATCAGCACCGTCAGGGATGTGGTCAACCGCCTCGACAGGTAG
- the hmg20a gene encoding high mobility group protein 20A isoform X1, which yields MEEQSGSPGANTDNSSQRNGEEKPRRSSWTKGRRRKKPLKDSNAPKAPLTGYVRFMNERREQLRAERPDVPFPEITRMLGNEWSKLPPEEKQRYLDEADKDKERYMRELEQYQKTEAYKHFSRKVQEKQKGKRHRGDAGRQAPGESLHEKDLEIKDRSVFDIPIFTEEFLNHSKAREAELRQLRKTNMEYEERNAALQKHVESMRSAVERLEGDVQQERTRNGLLQQHLDTLRSALTHSFCTVPLPGSGETPTLDSIDSYMKKLHSIILSNPQENQHLISTVRDVVNRLDR from the exons atggaAGAGCAGAGCGGGTCACCGGGAGCCAACACAGACAACAGCAGCCAGCGCAACGGAGAGGAG AAACCTCGCAGGAGCAGCTGGACCAAAggcaggaggaggaagaagcCACTGAAGGACAGCAATGCCCCCAAAGCACCGTTAACAGGATACGTGCGCTTCATGAACGAGCGCCGCGAACAGCTGAGGGCGGAAAGACCGGACGTGCCTTTCCCAGAGATCACTAGGATGCTCGGGAATGAGTGGAGCAAACTGCCTCCGGAAGAAAaacag CGCTATCTGGATGAAGCAGACAAAGATAAGGAGCGCTACATGAGAGAACTGGAGCAGTATCAGAAGACTGAAGCCTATAAACACTTCAGCAGGAAGGTGCAAGagaaacaaaaaggaaagagacacagaggag ACGCTGGAAGGCAGGCGCCGGGTGAATCGCTTCATGAG AAGGATCTGGAGATAAAGGATCGCTCCGTGTTTGATATTCCCATCTTCACCGAAGAGTTTCTGAATCACAGTAAAG CACGTGAGGCTGAACTGCGGCAGCTGAGAAAGACCAATATGGAGTACGAGGAGCGTAATGCGGCTCTGCAGAAGCATGTGGAGAGCATGCGCTCCGCCGTGGAGCGTCTGGAAGGAGACGTGCAGCAGGAACGCACACGAAACGGCCTCCTGCAGCAGCACCTGGACACCCTGCGCTCGGCCCTCACACACAGCTTCTGTACCGTCCCCCTGCCCG GCAGCGGCGAGACGCCCACGCTCGATTCCATCGACTCCTACATGAAGAAGCTCCACAGCATCATCCTGTCCAACCCACAGGAGAACCAGCACCTGATCAGCACCGTCAGGGATGTGGTCAACCGCCTCGACAG GTAA